Proteins from one Vicinamibacteria bacterium genomic window:
- a CDS encoding GMC oxidoreductase: MTNSYGQTHEVENLFVAGASVFPTGAAVNPTATLASLALRTADYLRDHRSALLR, translated from the coding sequence GTGACCAACTCGTACGGGCAGACCCACGAGGTCGAGAACCTCTTCGTGGCCGGCGCCAGCGTCTTTCCGACGGGCGCCGCGGTCAACCCCACCGCCACTCTCGCGAGCCTCGCATTGAGAACCGCCGACTACCTTCGCGACCACCGCTCGGCACTCCTTCGCTAA